TTGATTCCGGCTTTGTTTTGAAAACAAAGTGTTTTTGGTACGCTAATTCCCAGCTCTTGTGCCAGTTGTATAAACTTATTCTTGGAGTTCATCGACTCAACAACCTTACACCAGTCAGAATCCATCTGGCGAAACCAATCTGCCTCCAAACTAGCTTGATTTGTACTATCACCAAAATAAAAAACCGAAATGTCATAGTTAGGATAATCGGCCAATATTTTCAGCGAAACATCCCAAATAATATTTTGACTATGGCTTAAACCAATCCGTGCATAATGAGCGGTAATCGCATTCCATTGTGGCTTTAAATTCGGGTACAACTGAATAATATCTTCAGGTTCAGTCTGGCCTAAAACTCTGCCGGAATAAAGATGATTACCGAGTACAGACTCATGAGTACAGGTCATGATGTCATGGTTGAAAATTTTATGGCGAATCACTTTTAAATCTCCGTCACGCAAGTAGACAGGTTTGTTCATGAACGTACACCTCCAACTTCCGACTGAATTAAAAAGGTGGCTTGAGTCTAAAGATGTGGCATGGAGGTAGCTTTAGCGATATAGCCAGCCGAATATTGAGAGGATAAATTGTATCCTCCCGTTTGTTAGAGTGGAAAGTCATTTTACGAGTGTGGAGTGTGTCCTACCGTCCCCACGGAATAGAGCCTCTGAGTCCGAGCAATTGGGTAATTAAGTTATGAACCAAGAGAGAATAGACGATGAAACTCTGCTGACTCTGGTGTCCTCGAATGGGTTGAGAGTACGGGAAAATTGGGCAGGTTAACACCAGTTGTTCATTGATGAATCTGCTTCATCTACGGATAAGTGAAATGAAGCTAGCACACCCAAACTCATTGAGGCGTGGCTAATTTAAGGGTTCGCTATTCCCTTGAGTGACGAACTGTATCCCATCCGAGGAAGATAGACGAAAACTGTACCTAAATGCAACTCCAAGAGCTAATTATTATTAACAATTCCTGACAAATGAGGATTAATACTTAGACGCGTGATTGGCAGGGTGTGTCCTCAATGGTGTAAATTAATACAAAATTTTAAAGGATACTTTGAGACGAGGTTGTTAATTTGGCTTAATCAGCAGCTAATAGGCTATCCTCGGTGAGGCTATTGAACTAGAGAACTTCCAGCGTATCCAGAGCCAAACTATCCGTTCTCAGCAAGACGTACATCGGAGTATCGGTTTCCTTCCAAGATTCGACAGCTTCCTGGAAAATATCTAGTACAATTGACCACTCTGAAGGCTCGTTGTGGGCAAAATTATCGGGTTGAGTATACAACAAGATATATCCATCCGCTGACAACCAACTTAGGTCATTCATACAGTCAGAAAACGCATCCCAATTATCACCAAAATAGTCTGGGAAATTCATCGTTTGAGCCGAGGCTTGGAAAAACTCAGCTTTGGTTGCCACATCATTTCCATTAATGTAGAAGAATTGAAAACCATACTCTTTGCACCAAGAGGATAGCTCATCAATGTTTACTTCCGTGGTAAGTCTGTATAGCCCAGAACTCAGTTCACCCTTAAGTATTGCGAGCAGTTTATCCATTTTTTTTATTGCACTCTGACAAAGCTTCTATAGTGGTCGCCGGTATAATAAATCTCATTCCCCTGTCCCGTAACAAGCCGTCGTGCGCCTCGATTCGGAGAGCCTGGAGTGGGAACGGTGTACTCTCGATAGTATCCGACAGGTGCGAGAGGCAGTCTTTTTTCACGATTTCTGAAGATAGTACCATCCTGTCGATAAGGAAATGGGCCTCCTTGGTTGATTAAGTTGATAGTAATTTGCGCTTCACGAGGTAGCTTGTTGATAGGAAGAGTTGGCATCTGCCTTTGGGCAGTTATGGTAGTGCCTGCCTCTTGCGTGATGGGCTGAAGTTTTACCTTTGCTTCAGCCAGAGGACTCAATCCGATCAACGTCAAGCTACTTAATAGTAAACTGAAGCCTTTGCGGAATAGCTTCATGAGACGCCTATAGAATGTTGGTATTCCAAATATACATCTGGGATCATAGTCCCGCCATCCTTGCTGGCGTCGCTATTGAGCTGGTTGAGCGTTAATATCATGCGAGGAGAAGGAATTCGTGCCTCTGGAATAGGTTGAGCTAGTGTTGTAGAATTCAACGTGCTTATCACTCTGGCAAGAAGCAGGGGTTTAGCTAAGATAGACGTAAGCTGCCTTGGACTCATTAAGCTCCACGGAATCAGGGTGTATTAAGTTTCCGTTGTTCTTCCTTGATGAGATAGGCACGTTACCGTTTCCCTTTTGGCAACGGCTGTCCTCGGTATTCGCTTCGCCTCACTGAAGTAGCTTTGGATAGTTGATGTTTTCAGTGCCTCTATTACCCACTTCCTGGCGTTAGTTGCCCCAGACATTTTGGACAAACAGAGAATAACAAGAATGGCAAACTAACTCGTATGGTTTGATACTTGCATTTCTAGATTTTTAACATAAACTTGTGTAAAGCCGAAGTTTTCAGAAGGTTGAGGCAGTCAAACGAAGGATGAAGGATGAAACTAATCCTCCTATAGAGGGATGAGGCATAGATATTGAAAAAACAATTTTTTTGCCTTCTCACTAAAGCTACGGGATTGGGGTTCGTCATGTGCCGCTCATCCCCGATTTCATCCTTTATTCTTGACAATTCAGCCTTCTAAACCCAATTACTTCTCAATTAATCATCGACGAAATTAACTCCAGGAAAGAAGTATTATGTTAAATGCAGCCAACAACCAGCCTCTTCACCATGTTGTCATTGTTGGAGGCGGATTTGGTGGGCTTTATGCCGCACAAGCGCTGAGAAAAGCTCCCGTCAAGGTCACATTAATTGATAAACGAAACTTTCATTTGTTTCAGCCCTTACTTTATCAAGTGGCGACAGGGGGCTTATCGGCGGGTGATATTTCATCCCCTTTACGAGCGGTTTTGAGCCGTCAGAAAAATACCCAAGTGTTGATGGGGAAAGTGACGGATGTAGACCCCAAACAGCAAAAAATTAGACTCAATGATCAAGAACTAAGCTACGACACATTAATTGTTGCCACTGGCGTGAGCCACCACTACTTCGGTAATGAACAATGGGCAGAGAAAGCCCCTGGATTGAAAACTGTGGAAAACGCCCTGGATATTCGTCGTCGTGTTTTTCTAGCGTTTGAAGCCGCAGAAAAAGAAACTGACCCCGAAAAGCGTCGTGCGTGGTTAACCTTTGTGATTGTGGGAGGTGGCCCGACCGGTGTTGAATTAGCCGGGGCTTTAGCTGAACTGGCTCACAATACCTTAAAGGACGACTTCCGCAGCATCAATACCTCGGAAGCCAAAATTTTGCTTTTAGAAGGGATAGACCGCGTTTTGCCGCCTTACCCACCCGAATTGTCGGCAAAAGCCCAAGCCTCCCTGGAGGATTTGGGGGTTACGGTGCAGACAAACACTTTAGTGACTAATATTGAGGACAATCTCGTCACGATTCGTCGGGGTGACCAAATTGAGCAAATTCCATCGCAGACGATTCTTTGGGCGGCGGGCATGAAAGCCTCTAAGATGGGGGAGATACTCGCCAACGCTACGGGTGTACCCTGCGATCGCGCAGGACGAGTAATTGTGCAGCCCGACCTGACGATACCGGACTATCCGAATATTTTTGTGATTGGGGACTTAGCCAATTTCCCGCACCAATACGAAGATGGCAAACCCCTACCAGGAGTCGCACCCGTGGCGATGCAAGAAGGGCAGTATGTGGCTAATCTGATCAAAAAGCGGTTTAAAGGAGAGACTCTGCCAGCCTTCCACTATAAGGACTACGGCAGCTTAGCAGTGATTGGACGCCATGCGGCAGTCGTAGATTTTGGTTTCATCAAGTTTTCCGGGTTCCTGGCATGGCTCATCTGGACTTTCGTTCACATCTTCTTCTTAATTGAGTTTGACAATAAGATTTTGGTGATGATTCAGTGGGGGTGGAATTACTTCACCCGCAAACAAGGGGCACGTCTGATTACCAATCAAGAACCTGTACCGCCGATAGAAGTTGAAGAGGAGAGTAATTATCGAACGCCAGTGAAAGCGTAGGTTAACTTATTCGTGCCACAGTGGAGTCAAATCTTAAAAACCAAGTAAACCAGATAGAAATAGGTTTCTCTGGCTAGGAACTTCATTTGGCTACTCACACTTTGATAGCGGGTGGTTGGTGTGGGAGAGGGATAGGCATCCATTCCCATCTCTCGCGCCATTCGTAGAGATCGCTTCATGTGCAAGGGATCGCTGACAATCAGTATCCGTTTCAAATCGTGAGACGTTGCCACCTGATGGGAGTAATAGAGGTTCTGCTGTGTCGTTCTCGATCGCGTTTCGGTCAAAATGTCGGCTTCTGCTACACCTTGTTGCATGGCGTAGTGCTTGCCAACAACCGACTCTGCCAGTTCATCGCCATCGCCTTTTCCCCCCGTAAAAATCAGGGTTTTGACCTTTGCCGCTTTATAGAGCGCGATCGCATGGTTGAGCCGTTCTCTAAACACGGGAGAGGGTTGGTTTCCCCATGCCGCCGCGCCCAAAACAATCGCCGCATCCGCCTGAATACGGGTGGAGTTGCTGCCATAACGATAAATGCTCCAAGCTGAGTATGCGATCGCCGTAAGGCTCAGGGATACCAACCCAAGTAAAGTGTTAATCAGCCATTTCTTTTTGTTCATATCAGACCCCATGTGCGATTTATATAGACAGGGGAATAAATATTTCTGTTTCCATTCCCTATTTTTCAGCGAGGTTTCTGTTAAAAAGTGAGCAAAATCACTCAAACTAGTAGTATTCCCTCACTCGGTTGGAGTTCGGCAATCACACAAAATCTCAGTTAGGTTCACAAATTGAACGGAGTTTAATCACAGGCCGATTGGCAGATTAACCAGATACTTAAACACGTCTTCATTGACTGTTGCAAAAACTTAATAATGCAACCCCAGAAACAACGATGTGCATTGCAGGTTACTTATCAGACTTTTCCCTAGCAGAAATTTGTCACCTGATCGAGACAGGAAAGCAAACAGGCTTGCTGACACTTCGTGCCTGCAACCCAACTCAAGCAAGCTCTGTTGCTGTGCGTTATATCTGGGTCTATCAAGGTCGCCTTGTAGCCGTCGCTCCTCAGTTAGACCAACAAAGTTTAATATCGTTAATTGCACAATGTCAGTGGATTAATCAGCCGAGATTTGCTCAACTCGTTCAGACCTGCCCGACCCATCAACCCTTAGGTTCCTATCTTAAATACAAAGGTGTCTTACAAGCCCAACAACTGAAATGGCTATTTCAGGTTCAAGTTTTGCAGTCGATGCGTAGCTTGTTTCAACTCAAGGATGCTGAGTTTGAGTTCAACTCTACGGTAAAACTACCGACGCGAGAATTGACGGGGTTGAGTATACCGGCGACGGAAGCGACATTGATCGGGTTACGTGAAGCGCAACGAGTTCTGAGTGAGAAATCCCATCGACAGGGTAAAGAGTCGCTGCCAAACTCGGACGTTTTAGCCGCTCAATTACCCCATCCTAATCAAGGTTTAATCAGTACAATTACTCATCACCCCCACCATCGGCTCAATACTTTAGAATGGCAGGTTTGGGAGTATACCAATGGAACCGTTTCTCTCAAAGCGATCGCAAGACAGCTCAAACTCCCCATCAAACAAGTGCAGCAAATTGCTTTTCGGTTAATTGCCGTCGGTTTAGTGAAAGAAGTGCCTTTGTTGGTTGACGCCCCATCCCAATCGGTGAGCGATATACTCCCTGCTCAGTTACTCCAAGAAGCCGAACGCCGGAACGTCACGCATTTATTTTTGGACAACTTTGGGGAATTTTTAGGCAATATTTAAATCATTGCTCAATCATTAAAAGCTCGGTCTGGCTTTATCAACAAGACCGAATTAACGAAAAATGTGGCACGCCTTCGTAAAGAGTTGGCTGAGTGCCTGAAGCTCATAAATATCAATGTTTTCGGAAGGTCTGTCTAGGGAAGTGGGTGCTATGGGTTTAACTCTTATTTGGCGATCGCTCTATCCATGGGAGGAAAGCGATATCGTGGATAAGAGCACTCCTTACTCTGTGATCCCAGACGCGGCTAGCAAGGTTACGCCCGTTTCCTATTCTCCGGAAGCTTAACTTCCCAGAGAAGGATTAGAATTTCCTGAAAGAGAGTGCAGTTCGCACGAAGATTTGCCTTCCTCCTCAGACTCATGAGCAATTTTCCAGATTTGTCCAGCCACGGTTTCAGGGTCGTTCGAGAATTAGGACACAATCGGACTGGCGGGAGAGTGACCTATCTCGCCATCCCCGATGCTACGGCATCCCTCCACAATAAAACGCTCTCCGAATCTTCTCCCCTGACCCAGGGAGAACCGCTTGCCCAGCGGCACCAACAGAGGGGAGTCAAGCAGGGGGCGGGGAAAGAACCCGTTGTGATTAAGCAGTTTCAGTTTGCTTTAGGGAACAACCACTGGTCAGACTATGAGGCGATCGAACGCGAAATTCAAGTCTTGCAGGGGCTAAATCATCCCGGTATCCCGCGTTGCTTCGGGTCTTTTCAAACACCCACAGGTTTTTGCCTGGTACAAGAATACAAAAAAGCTCCTTCTCTGGCTGCGCCCCGTAGCTTTGACCCGGATGAAATTAAGCAAATTGCGGTTTCTTTACTGAATATTCTGATTTATCTGCAAAATCGAATTCCGACGATTAGTCACCGGGATATTAAACCGGAAAATATCTTGGTTGATGAGAAAATTAATGTTTTTCTGGTCGATTTTGGCTTAGCTCGGATTGGCGATTCGGAAGTGGCGATGAGCAGTGTTGCCAAAGGCACAATCGGCTTTATGGCTCCAGAGCAGTTATTTAATCGACAATTGAGTGAAGCTTCAGACCTTTATGGGTTAGGCGCAACCTTAATTTGTTTACTGACGGGCACCCCATCCACAGCTATCAGTAACCTGATTGATGATGACTACCGGATTAATTTCAAGCATCTGGTTCCCAAGCTCAGTTTACGTTGGATTGAGTGGCTGGAAAAGATGGTGGAACTCAAACCCAAAAACCGCTTTCCCGATGCGGCGACGGCTTTAGAAGCCCTTCAGCCGATCTATGTGATGCGCGTCCCCGAAGCTAAGTTCAATCACTCGTGCTTAGAATTTACGGCAACCAAACTGGGTGAAAAATTGACTCAGACGCTCACAATTACTAATTCAGTTCCAGAGACGGTTCTAGAAAGCCGTTTACAAGTCGCATCGCATCTGAGTGACCCCCCTCACACCCCCCATGTTCACGAGTGGATTCAGTTTGATCAATCTCATTTTGTCAGTAACCAGGCGTTGTGTAAAATTACCGTTGACACGCGTAAGCTCATGGCGAATAGAACCTTTGAGCGAGAGGTTTTAATTCACACCAATTCTCAACCCGAAACACAGGTTTTAAAGATTAAAGTTAAAACCGCCCCTGTACCCATTGCAGCGAAAAAATTACCGTATTTTTCTCTCAGCCTACTCGTCTTGTTTGCGGCGGCTGCAACTTGGTTTGAAGTAACGGCTTGGGAGGGAATTGTCAGCAAAAATGGGTCACTGGGAATAGCGATCGCAATTTTTGTGTCAGCTTTTGTCGCCATACTAGGATTGGCGGCGGCTGTGACTTCTGAGGCGATTTCTCAGTTAGTGGCTAAAATCCGCACCCGGTTAGGTGTTCGATTAAAAGCCATGGATACAGTAGCGGCTGTGTTTTTTGCTGGGATAGCAGCAATGTTTGTTGCCCGATTCGGTGCCGACTTTCGAGAGATGGATACGGCGAGTACCTGGGGGGTTGCTTCGCTTCATGCCGCCTTTGCGGCGGTGGATGCCGTGGTATTTATGGCAGCCTTTGAGGGTGAAGGGGTGGCTCAAAGTTGCTTGCAGCGAGGATTTAGTAAAACGATCGCCATCGGGGTTTCTCTGTTATCCACGGCTTTGGGAATTAGCCTCGGACTTGGCTTCAAGCTAGGATTTGTCCATCAGCTAGTAACCTCAGCGATTGTAGGCACAAGTGTACCGTTAGCGACAATGATTCTTTATCCTTCCCTAGAGCGTGCCAAGCGCATTGCTAATTATCGCAAATTAGAAGGGCATTTAATTAAGCCTTGATTCAAAAATAAAAGATAGAGCGCTCCTAAATCATTTGTGAGATTGGATTCTTTTTAACAAACCACTCCAGGCACAGAGGGCACAGAGGATAGAAAGGGAGGTTCTCATGAATTATTTAGGACGGCTAGAGGAGGAAGTGATTGCTGTAGATGCCAAGCCAAAACTTAAACTTAAAAGCCAACATCCGAAATGGGATAACCGGCATGGCGAAAATCAAACATCGTCTGTCGGTAGACATCAGGAAGTCCCGTATCAAAACATTGTCCTTTGACAACATACCCCGTTATACCTTCCTCTTGCCGCAATCGGTCTAAACAAGAGGTGAGTTGAAATTCTCCCCGTTCGCGGAGATTGTGGCTAATGTTGTATTCCAGATAGTCCAAGATTTTTGGCTGGAGGATATACATGCCGAATATGGATAGGAATTGGTCATCGTTCATGCCTTCAATATGAAGATGTTTTCTCGCATATTCAAGACTCGGTTTTTCATAAATCTGAGTCATACTAATAATCGAGTCAGATTGCTGCCAGGTTCCGGTGGCACAGCCATAGTGATGAATCACCTCGGCAGGTGTTACTCGCAAACCAATCACACTTTGAGAGACTTGTTGATAAACCTCTAAAAGTTGATGAGCGCAGGAAATTTTATTCTCAGAGGCATAAAGATGATCGCCAAGCATCAGGAGAAATGGCTCATTATTGACCCATTCCTTGGCACAGAATACAGCATGACCAAAGCCTTCCTGTTCGTCTTGCGTGAGAATCGTAATTCGCTGTCCTAATTCTTGGATATATTGGCTATATTCCTGATTTTGTAGGGATAGTTTGTTGAATAGTTTTTGTGGGGGTGGAACTTTAAAGAAATCCTCAAAAAGGATGCGATCGCTCTTTTGCACAACTATCCCAATTTCTTCAATTCCCGCACTAATTGCCTCTTCAACAATCACCATAATCACGGGTTTCGCTCGCCCATCACGATCAATAATGGGAAAAAATTCTTTCTTAACCGCTTTGGTGGCTGGAAACAATCGGGTTCCAAAACCCGCTGCTGGAATCACCGCTTTGCGAACGTTATGAATTGGCATAAATGGTTAATTTCAAAGCTTGCATTTGAGGAAAATCACGTTCAATAATTCCAATAACGCTTTGTTGGCTTTCCTCGTCTTTCACAATAAATTGCGCTGTACCATCTCCTTGAGAGCCAACACCCTTTCCCCCTAATATATAGGGATGAATCGGTGCATAGTTCAAAATTTTGTGCAGAACGGGAGCCGTTAATTGCCAAGGACAGGCAGGAATTAGATATCGATCAAATTCAGCTTGTGCTCTTCTCATCAAGTTACCAATTCGTTCAGCCTCGCCTTTTTGTAAAGCGTCAACGGCTTCCTGAGTAATGGTAGAACTGATGGAACCCAGATAGTTTTGGACATTCTGCTGTACTTGGGTGGTGGCGAATGGATAACACTGATTAAGTTGATTGAGAATTTCTTGAGTGTTTTTACTAGCGCCGAGATCGACAATGACAAAAAACAGATTCTTCGGTACATTGAGTTCAATTACCTCTGTACGTTCGCCATCAAATATCATCAATATAGGCCGACCTCCGTAAGCACAAGCCTGATCCATCCGCCCACAGCGAGAGGGCGTGGTAATTTCACCCAGATAGGCTAACTCCATCTCACCGCGAATAGTGAGTTTTAAGTTATACAAATTATTAAAAGCACGGGCAATGAGTACACAAATAGCGGCACTTGAAGACAACCCTTTTTGGATTGGCAAATCTGTCAGGTAATTGTCAATTTCAAGACCACCGACATGATAGTAAGTGAGACATTGGTAGGCAACACCAGCCGCATAGCTAAAAAATCCACCCTGTTCAGCTTCAGCCAGTAAAGCCTGCGGTTCCATAGGCAACACCAACGGTTCTGGACGAGTGCCATCAGGCAGCAAAGTGCGAAGAATCAAGTGAGTGGGATGAGGTTTCACCTCGGCATAAAGTCCCTGATTGGTTCCAGTCAGCAATGTGTAGCCTGGTTTTAGCTCACGATTGAGGCGGCGATAGTTTCCCGCCCAATCACTATGTTCACCGAACAGGCACAGGCGACCTGGAACAAATATTTTCATAATTTTTATTCAATTTATTGCATCCTCTAGGGCTATACTACCGAGGTTGATTTATTCTTAATAGCTACAGATAGAACCTTGAAAAAAAAATGAATTAGCAATAAGCATTACCTCCGTTGAGATTACCTTACCAGGATTGAATCTGGGGGTCTTTATAATTATATGAATTCGGGAAAACAAAGTTAATAAAAGAAAGAGAAATACTGATATCCAGGGCTTTAACTTGATGCCACCAACCAACAGGAATGAAAATAACCTCTCCTGCTTCTAAAACAGTTTCTATGATATTGACATCCTTAAATAGGGGATATCGGTTGTAGTCTGGATTCTCACAGTCAACCTTGCTGAAAACACCAACGTAATTGTAGAGAAGTGGCGTCTGAGCCGGAGATATAAGTCGCCACCGCTTGCGTCCATAAACTTGAGCCATCATCAGGTTAATTGGGTCATGATGTAGCGGAGTGATTGTGCCAGATGGACCAAACCAGAAAAAGACTCTGCCTTGAGTATTAGCTTCATCCAGGAACTCAGGGAACATGTGAATGTCATCGAGTAAACCTTTCAGTCCTTCTCGGTCTAAGTTACTGTTATTGGCAACAATATAGTAGTCATTACTCTCACCGCCGCTGGCTACCATATCGACGTATTCACATAGCCTTACTGTCTTTTTGTGTTGTTCACTGTTAATTTCATAGTCCGGATCGGAGTTTCGATTGGATTGAATTTCAACTGGCACATTGCCATATTTGGTCTTAAGATAATCTGGCGACCACAAAGACATCGCTGGCCAATCCTTCATCATGTCAGTCAGAATCACGGGTGTATTCTTGGCATAGTAATTTTCTAAGAATTCTTGTCCTGAAAGACGGCTTCTGCGTTCTATCTTGCCAAAATTGGGAGACAATTCAGCAAGTTTTTGGTTAATTTCTAAAATTGATTCTAGCTTTCTCAAGAGCTGGACAAAGTTTCTGCCAGCTAGGAAGGACGGATCAGAGGCAATACGATTGACTTCTTGTATGGCAACCTGAAAATCGATACCATTTTGTAGCATTGCCTGAATAATCGAATCATCCGAGTTGTGATGGAATTTATTTTCGGCAATCCATTGTTTCCAAGAGTTGGAGAGTCCCTGTTGGATTGCCTCTGCTGAGTGTAACTGGTTTGGCGTCAGCCATTGCAGGTCGAGCTGTTGGTTCTCTGTTAAGGTAATCTGCAAAGGGGGTAGGGTAATGCGTAGAGGTTGGCTGTCAGGCATAAAGAGTTGTTGATTAGAAGTTGTGTTTAGGGGGGATGACAAAGCTAACAGGCATTCACTTTTGCACGCTCAGTGTTTGTCACTCTTGAAATAAGTCGCGTTAGTTACTTTAATTCTTAACATCATAGTAGGCAACTGATATGGATTTTACTCCACAACAAACCAAATCACAGGATGTCAAAGTTACGTTGCTTCTAACCGGGGGGCATCAGTACACGCTTTACCTCAAGCCAGATGACCCCCTCCTGCATAGTCTCATGACTACAATTATGACTCGCGCTCAGAAGCAAGAAACGGTTTTTTCTTATTTATTTCAAGTTTCAATTGAAGGAGGTCGTGCGACTCTATCTTTTCCGAGTGAACATCTCGTTGGTTTGGTTACCGAACCTCCTGTTTATTGGCAGCAAAATGAGCCTACTAAACCTCAGATTCCAGCTGTTTTAGAATCTGAGTATGTGCAAATTGATAATTTTTTGACAATAGAAGAACATCAGAGACTC
The Microcoleus sp. AS-A8 genome window above contains:
- a CDS encoding barstar family protein yields the protein MDKLLAILKGELSSGLYRLTTEVNIDELSSWCKEYGFQFFYINGNDVATKAEFFQASAQTMNFPDYFGDNWDAFSDCMNDLSWLSADGYILLYTQPDNFAHNEPSEWSIVLDIFQEAVESWKETDTPMYVLLRTDSLALDTLEVL
- a CDS encoding guanyl-specific ribonuclease Sa; amino-acid sequence: MKLFRKGFSLLLSSLTLIGLSPLAEAKVKLQPITQEAGTTITAQRQMPTLPINKLPREAQITINLINQGGPFPYRQDGTIFRNREKRLPLAPVGYYREYTVPTPGSPNRGARRLVTGQGNEIYYTGDHYRSFVRVQ
- a CDS encoding NAD(P)/FAD-dependent oxidoreductase encodes the protein MLNAANNQPLHHVVIVGGGFGGLYAAQALRKAPVKVTLIDKRNFHLFQPLLYQVATGGLSAGDISSPLRAVLSRQKNTQVLMGKVTDVDPKQQKIRLNDQELSYDTLIVATGVSHHYFGNEQWAEKAPGLKTVENALDIRRRVFLAFEAAEKETDPEKRRAWLTFVIVGGGPTGVELAGALAELAHNTLKDDFRSINTSEAKILLLEGIDRVLPPYPPELSAKAQASLEDLGVTVQTNTLVTNIEDNLVTIRRGDQIEQIPSQTILWAAGMKASKMGEILANATGVPCDRAGRVIVQPDLTIPDYPNIFVIGDLANFPHQYEDGKPLPGVAPVAMQEGQYVANLIKKRFKGETLPAFHYKDYGSLAVIGRHAAVVDFGFIKFSGFLAWLIWTFVHIFFLIEFDNKILVMIQWGWNYFTRKQGARLITNQEPVPPIEVEEESNYRTPVKA
- a CDS encoding YdcF family protein, translated to MNKKKWLINTLLGLVSLSLTAIAYSAWSIYRYGSNSTRIQADAAIVLGAAAWGNQPSPVFRERLNHAIALYKAAKVKTLIFTGGKGDGDELAESVVGKHYAMQQGVAEADILTETRSRTTQQNLYYSHQVATSHDLKRILIVSDPLHMKRSLRMAREMGMDAYPSPTPTTRYQSVSSQMKFLARETYFYLVYLVFKI
- a CDS encoding DUF4388 domain-containing protein, which encodes MQKLNNATPETTMCIAGYLSDFSLAEICHLIETGKQTGLLTLRACNPTQASSVAVRYIWVYQGRLVAVAPQLDQQSLISLIAQCQWINQPRFAQLVQTCPTHQPLGSYLKYKGVLQAQQLKWLFQVQVLQSMRSLFQLKDAEFEFNSTVKLPTRELTGLSIPATEATLIGLREAQRVLSEKSHRQGKESLPNSDVLAAQLPHPNQGLISTITHHPHHRLNTLEWQVWEYTNGTVSLKAIARQLKLPIKQVQQIAFRLIAVGLVKEVPLLVDAPSQSVSDILPAQLLQEAERRNVTHLFLDNFGEFLGNI
- a CDS encoding serine/threonine protein kinase; this translates as MSNFPDLSSHGFRVVRELGHNRTGGRVTYLAIPDATASLHNKTLSESSPLTQGEPLAQRHQQRGVKQGAGKEPVVIKQFQFALGNNHWSDYEAIEREIQVLQGLNHPGIPRCFGSFQTPTGFCLVQEYKKAPSLAAPRSFDPDEIKQIAVSLLNILIYLQNRIPTISHRDIKPENILVDEKINVFLVDFGLARIGDSEVAMSSVAKGTIGFMAPEQLFNRQLSEASDLYGLGATLICLLTGTPSTAISNLIDDDYRINFKHLVPKLSLRWIEWLEKMVELKPKNRFPDAATALEALQPIYVMRVPEAKFNHSCLEFTATKLGEKLTQTLTITNSVPETVLESRLQVASHLSDPPHTPHVHEWIQFDQSHFVSNQALCKITVDTRKLMANRTFEREVLIHTNSQPETQVLKIKVKTAPVPIAAKKLPYFSLSLLVLFAAAATWFEVTAWEGIVSKNGSLGIAIAIFVSAFVAILGLAAAVTSEAISQLVAKIRTRLGVRLKAMDTVAAVFFAGIAAMFVARFGADFREMDTASTWGVASLHAAFAAVDAVVFMAAFEGEGVAQSCLQRGFSKTIAIGVSLLSTALGISLGLGFKLGFVHQLVTSAIVGTSVPLATMILYPSLERAKRIANYRKLEGHLIKP
- a CDS encoding UTP--glucose-1-phosphate uridylyltransferase translates to MPIHNVRKAVIPAAGFGTRLFPATKAVKKEFFPIIDRDGRAKPVIMVIVEEAISAGIEEIGIVVQKSDRILFEDFFKVPPPQKLFNKLSLQNQEYSQYIQELGQRITILTQDEQEGFGHAVFCAKEWVNNEPFLLMLGDHLYASENKISCAHQLLEVYQQVSQSVIGLRVTPAEVIHHYGCATGTWQQSDSIISMTQIYEKPSLEYARKHLHIEGMNDDQFLSIFGMYILQPKILDYLEYNISHNLRERGEFQLTSCLDRLRQEEGITGYVVKGQCFDTGLPDVYRQTMFDFRHAGYPISDVGF
- a CDS encoding GHMP kinase, with translation MKIFVPGRLCLFGEHSDWAGNYRRLNRELKPGYTLLTGTNQGLYAEVKPHPTHLILRTLLPDGTRPEPLVLPMEPQALLAEAEQGGFFSYAAGVAYQCLTYYHVGGLEIDNYLTDLPIQKGLSSSAAICVLIARAFNNLYNLKLTIRGEMELAYLGEITTPSRCGRMDQACAYGGRPILMIFDGERTEVIELNVPKNLFFVIVDLGASKNTQEILNQLNQCYPFATTQVQQNVQNYLGSISSTITQEAVDALQKGEAERIGNLMRRAQAEFDRYLIPACPWQLTAPVLHKILNYAPIHPYILGGKGVGSQGDGTAQFIVKDEESQQSVIGIIERDFPQMQALKLTIYANS
- a CDS encoding cupin-like domain-containing protein: MPDSQPLRITLPPLQITLTENQQLDLQWLTPNQLHSAEAIQQGLSNSWKQWIAENKFHHNSDDSIIQAMLQNGIDFQVAIQEVNRIASDPSFLAGRNFVQLLRKLESILEINQKLAELSPNFGKIERRSRLSGQEFLENYYAKNTPVILTDMMKDWPAMSLWSPDYLKTKYGNVPVEIQSNRNSDPDYEINSEQHKKTVRLCEYVDMVASGGESNDYYIVANNSNLDREGLKGLLDDIHMFPEFLDEANTQGRVFFWFGPSGTITPLHHDPINLMMAQVYGRKRWRLISPAQTPLLYNYVGVFSKVDCENPDYNRYPLFKDVNIIETVLEAGEVIFIPVGWWHQVKALDISISLSFINFVFPNSYNYKDPQIQSW